GAAACGGTGCAGTGATCGTTTTGCTCATTCCTTTGTCCCGCGAACTGCGACAAGAACTACCCATAGGGCGTCTACCCGTGgatacacttttgagtgctttaGCAGGCGCATTTGAAGGGTTGGTGCTGTGGTCTGAGAAAGCTTGAGACACTGACGAAGGATTAGGGTTAAGGTTAGAAGAATATTGTTGTATTTCCATGAGAGATAGGTTTGTTTGAAAAGGGTTTACGAGAGGAAGGAAAGATGTGGGAGTTTCCTTTGAACTCCCACATCGGAGGGAGAGGGTGAGATCTAGTTCATTTTCTAATTCCATTGATTGTAAATAGAGGTCAGATAGGATCTGGTAAAAGATGAAAATGTGTAAGGATGATAAAGATATATGCTTCTACTGTAGCTTTCTTTAATGAATGTTGGGGTTGTTCAAACATTGGAAGTTCCGTGTTCGAAATCTGTCATAGAAACTCTATTCTTAAACTTCAAAAAAACCAATAGACTACGTAGTTAATATTCGGAAATCTGAATATCAAAACCAACTCCGATATGCACGTGTATTACTTTTAACCGTTTCGCTTCCAAGTCATGGAAATCTgatctttctctcttttatttttagttttttaaagacagataatatatgatatttttatattcatttgatatacaCAATacaaaagtgaaataaaaaaaaaatattaaaaaaaaatattaaataaatataaaaaaagtgtgTTAAATAATGCTTTTCTTTAATCTTATTTAAGTCTTACTTTATTGCAAGCAAATGTGTCATCTTATACTTAATTAAATGTACCTATAATTATCTACGTTACATGCATGTTTATAAATTCCGGATTATATAGATTTAACTTGTTCTAATCAGTCTGTGTTTTGTTCTGATTCTGACTAGAATgttaaataagaattttcaGGTTTATTTTAGCCTAATGTTGCTGGATCCCTGTgcataaattattaaagtagtTAATGTAATTCAACTTCTTAATTATAagcttaattttttaaataaaacaatcttaaacattactataaattttaaaatctcatttaatatttcaaagtttattaataatttgttatcacgttaaaaaaataaaatagcacATAACATGAGAAGACAACCGAACTCTGAATAAAATttaccaaattttattttataaagttatacTTTTACgatattataatgttataatagGATGATTTTCATATAATcttctaatttataattttcatataatcttaatcttaaaaatttataatttaaattataatacaaaaaatatatcaaatcatactaacttttttttatcaaataataccTACAAAATCTGTTACCAATTAAACGGAAACTTTCCTTCCAAGGTAGAAATATTGTAAACAATACAAATTACTACTCTAGTTTGTGTTTTTGTAGGataaattcttttcattttagtgaaatttgtaacaggtaaatatttttaataaataaatcataatataatttgaaaattaaaaagtggagagattaaatgtgaaaaatatttactttgaCCACAGTAAACATGTTGGTTTCAGAACTTCAACATTCAACAAGCATTCGGTGAAGGGAGAATTCAGAATTATGAGAAAATTAATGCATATCAAATTATtcatgatttaaattttaaatttaatttagtaattagttttaaaaaaattatgaactatctcaaacatttttatcttcatctatatatttgattttcttagaCGTTGAACTTTTTAATATGAGAAATGTCATAGAAATACTAAAAGCTTTTCTCTTCAGTATTGAGAATTAAACACAGATTCTCTAttgcataaataaattatgtaaaaaggAACACAAACAATGCCATGCCATTCTTGCAAATTCATTATTTCACAGTTTGAAATAACCCATTATACAtgaaataatattcaaaatttaagaaggctaataattttaaataacgtaatatatacaaattaaattatatatagattaatagactttaaacaaaaaaagtatatacaaattcttttaatattaatttataattttagttaatttaaactttaattttacaaaacaatttaaatttaattaactcattcaatcacaattctcaatttttttatgaacaaggccgacagaattgtcataaaaaaacaaaatatttgggCCTTGCAGTAGTCTAGCCCAAGAATGGTCAAAACGAACCCGAGCCCGAGCCCAGTGGTCCAAACTAAAAGTTAGGGTTTCGAGCTCTTTAGATACAATGAAAAACcagattttttccttttcatcgTAGGACTgcgagagagggagagagagtgTGATAATCGTTTGTTGCCTTCTCTCAGAAATGGTTACCTTCAGGGTGTGTATGATTCTCACTACTTAGTTTTCGATTTCGTATAACTCTGATAAAGATTTTCATCGTGtaatgtttgtttgttttttgcaGTTTCACCAGTACCAGGTCGTTGGGAGGGCTCTCCCAACGGAAGCAGATCAGCACCCAAAGATTTACCGCATGAAGCTTTGGGCCACCAACGAGGTTCGGGCAAAATCCAAGTTCTGGTAAACACATTCTTCTTTTCAATCATTCGTTTTATTTTCTGAGATCCTTTTTGCAATATTCTTCTCTCGCTCGACGTGTACTGATTTATTTAGTTTCGGACAATCGGAGTTAGTTGTCCctgtttctgattttttgtttgtttaggttttaagtttttttatgtttttattttttctacgGATTAGGTACTTTTTGAGGAAGCTGAAGAAGGTCAAGAAGAGCAATGGTCAAATGCTCGCTATAAATGAGGTACTATCTCTTTTGAgaaattcttttttaacttttaaattcacGTTATGCAGATGATTAAGTTATTCGAGTTTTTGAAAATAACGATATAATGTCTCGATTTCATGGAAAATCCAGTGGTAGACTTGTTTGTTACCTTATTCAACATATAGTTTTGCGTTCTAGTTATTGTTAGTGTTATTTGCTAGTTTGGACGGTGGTTAATGATATCAGGCCAAGTTGTTCTTTGGTTTTTGCGTGATGTTGGTACGAATACTGTTAGTGTCTGATGGAATGTGTTGAGAGAGCTAATTGAGTTATTGGCTTGGATAGTTGCTACTAGTATTTCATGTATGTTCGTAACATCTTTGCTCATAATTAGAATAAAGGAAAACTCGTTTTATAACAAGTAAAATGTATAAGCATAGCTTAATATTCCTTTGAAAGATTGTTTTTATCACAAAGACggaatttctttattttccacgTATGCAGTGTATCATGCAGGGATTGAGCTGTATtctttgtatttaatttttttaaatgaattactTCAAAAAGTATTTGTTTCTATGGTTTTATGTTTTCCTTTTACAACggatatttttgaatttagttTACTTCTTAAGTGTTGACTCTTTGTTGCTTACATATTCGGATTTGTTTGTTGATAATGGCTTAGCTCAAGAGTATCTGTTAAACACAACTACATTCAAGTTTTGCTTTTGCCCAAAATATCTTTCTGTTTAGGGAAACCTTTACTGCCTGAAATTGGCTTTCAAAGTAACTCTTTAAATAAAGTAACCTTCAGTGGAGTTTTTTGCTGTTTGAGTGATGCTGTTTTCTTGTGCACTGCCCTGTATGGATCAATCAATTCATAATGATTACACTGAAGTTCTGTAATGTTAAGTTTAGACGCTTGTTTTGCTTTTTCAATAACCTGATAAGTTAGTTTTTATTGACATTTTGGACATCATTTGTGGTTATGTCATGTTCATGGTGTTTATGCtgaattcttattatatttttggcgGATGCTTTTCCTGCTCTATTAATAATTCGTTGATCTATTGTTGTCGTTACATTTATTAATGGgcatccttttgtttttttaaatcaaagttGCGTTTGGATTTACTATTTATTTCATCTACTTTGTTTAAGATACATTTTGTACTGCCTGATTTCTGTTGTAATATTGTTTTCATCTACTTTGTTTAAGATACATTTTGTACTGCCTGATTTCTGTTGTAATATTGTTTTCAACCACTAGCCTTCATAATATTTTGTTGTGCAGATTTTTGAGAAGAACCCAACCAAGATTAAGAACTATGGGATATGGTTGAGGTATCAAAGTAGAACCGGTTATCACAACATGTACAAGGAGTACCGTGACACTACTCTAAATGGTGCAGTTGAGCAGATGTACAATGAGATGGCATCGCGTCACAGAGTGAGGTGCCCATGCATCCAAATTATTAAGACGGCTACCATCCCGGCCAAGCTTTGCAAGAGGGAGAGCACCAAGCAATTCCACAACTCCAAAATCAAGTTTCCATTAGTTTTCAAGAAAGTCAGGCCACCATCCAGGAAGCTCAAGACCACATACAAGGCCAAAAAGCCAAACttgtttatgtaatattttattagtcttaAGATAATTCAAGATTTAGtttatcaaaattcaaaattctttttgatCACTAAAGGGATTCTTAGTTCGACTTCAATTTATAACGAGTATTTTATAGACTATGGTTATTTAAAGGAGATGAATGTTTGAAATCTCAACGTGAcatatattcttatttaatataaaagttccAACTTTAACTTTAGCTATATTagtaaacattatttttgtttaagtgTTCGCCAGTTAAAATGTAAACTATATATCGGTCGTAATGTATTGTGATTTTTGTACTATGAACGTCTGTCGACGATAGGGATAACTAAATAAAACTTAGAAAAAGTGACAAATAAGACCAAGACATGGTTTTTTACAATGACTTTTAAAGTGTAAAGatattttcattgattataTTAAGCtgtatgaaaatttagaaaatctTTTGACTAATTCTAAGGAAGAAcattattttagtttcatattctttgagttttaatttcttaCAGAACATTCCtcttaatgttaatttttttgtccataaaaataataaatatatttacaaaggTTTACACAATTGTTATTCAtgcaacaaaattataaatagtaataaagTTTACCATGGGATGTATAAGCCAACCATTTCAACTCATTGCCTTTAGAgttataaatacttttacatttattttttgtaagtgCTTATACAATATTCACCTAAATCAagatgttttataaaatttagactcgaataaacaattaaaagacttTTAGATTATAGAAGTTTACTAAATCAATGctcaaaagaaaaaggttatGATTAAATTTCCTTTAAAAAGCATTTACGCATccaatacttattttttatacctCTTAagattattttctaaaataaaaaatataacaattttcttgtttttaaaaaataaatttatgattttctttcatagttctttaattttgaatccACTACAATATACatctatgtattatttttatataaaaaacttgCAATAAGTAATGAATGAAAGTAGTTATATGTACACTAAACACCAAAGTAAGActgaaaataagtaaaatattgtatattggtgcattaaatatgaaaattagtTGTAACATAGAGTGGTTTTAGCTCAGAAAGTAAAGTTTGTTTTACCCGCTATATTTTATGTTAAGTTTTctttatatagattttattaaaattatgcaTTAGACTATATGAGACGGACAATCTTCTTTCTTTTGACTTTAGTAATATGTATGAAATTATTGTATTTCACGCAATATTCTAAAAGACAGTTTTCATAGTGCCTAATTTAGTCATCTGTCAAGTGTTAAATAGTTATATGTTCCTAAAGTTCACAAAGAGCGTAATGAATAAGTAATACAGAGCATTGGAATCATTGAGGCAGGAGTTTGAGTCTCATATACACCATTCAGTTCAATTTTTTCCAATTTCCCAGGCACTTGATAAGATAAAAGAATCTGATGAAATATTTACcacaactttaatttatttcctTAATCTTATTCGATCGTTTTTGCTAATGAAACTGTTAACTTATTTGTTTTCCTACCAAAACATGTCTCGGATACTGGCCTACAAAAGTTCAAGCAAACTATTGAGTAGCCATGAACATGAGCAGGACAGAATAGCAAACATGCACAGAACAAGCATATGCAGAAGATAAAGATTGCATTAACGTTCTATTCCAAAGCACGCCACAAAGACATCCTTATTAACATAGATACCTAGTTTTTTCAGTTTTGCTAGTACAACCAGGTTTTTGGTACACAGAAACAGAAAACAGAAAAGTAGTTATGGAGCCACAGATAAAGGTACCCAGACTAGATTATCAGAAGGGAAGAAATGGCAAACAGGGGAGGTTCCAGGCTCAACTTTGAGAACACGAAAGGACACGTGGTCTCGGTCCCACTTAGAGGTGTCCATGTGGCAAATAGCTGCAGCTTGAACTCTTCCTCCATTTTCACCTTTCACCAACACCTCATAGAGACGGGTGTCACTCTTTTGACTGTGGCAGTAAAAAACTGCATAAGGGTAAGGCATAGGGTGACACCCTATAACGTTTGGAACCGTAATCACTTTCACTTCTGATATGGTATAGTTCTGTAAAACAGCTGTTGAGTTTGTGAGATGGACAGTGGTCAGAACTTTGAACTGTGTATTTGACCCAAACAGATAGTGTGCAAAATCAAACAAGGACTCAAGGGATGTGGCACAGAACTTGGTTTCTCCTTCCATGTTTTCGAATTCGCATTGTTTGAGTGTATACTCCATGGCCTTGGCTTGAGGTGAGTGTTTTGGGATGGAGAAGAATTTGAGAAGGTATGGTAGGTGTTTTGAGGAGAAGGGAACCTTGTCAGATTCTTCTCTGCTCAAAAATTTTGGAGACTTTGAAGAGTTTTTCTTGGAAAAGTAGATGGGCATGATTTTCCCAATCTTCAAATCATCTGGGGTGAAAAACACATTCAGTTCAGGGTCCATGTGTTTGTGATTATCACTTTCAATGAtcttttcacttttatatttcttctccTTTGCCTTCTTCTTGTCgtcgtcatcatcttcatcctcgCCCTCATCATGGAcgtgcttcttcttcttcaagtttATATCAGCGCCTTCAAGCTGAATAATGCTGTCAAGTAAAAGACCCTCTGTTGCAAACTTCTGCAAATTATAGGATGCTTCCTTCAGTTCAATCTCTCTGCTAGATGTTGTAGATATCTTTCTAGCTCCACCCTCTTGCAGAATCTGCAACGTCAACCAAGAAGACAGAGAAAGTTGAATAATATAAGTAGACCATGCAAAAATTTCCGTAAAGTCAATCGCTCTCAGATGAACAACACGatgataaaaattaactaaagaaAGCAAAATCGTTTCAAGCAAAggaaaaaagtaaaagacaaaGGAACATTTTCAAGAGGCAGAAGAAGAAAAGCTAAGTTGCAAGATCTGTCTATGGAAGTCAACAGAGATATATGACTTGGTTGGATCTTACCAAAAAGATGAGTAGGGTGCATAGGATGAAGCTCCAAGAAGCAAATCCAagtctcattttttctttttccttgaaAGTTCTGGTTCTTCTTTCAAGCATGTATGAGAAAAGGAACAGAGACCATTAAAGATATTGGGTTATAGGAAAACAAGAAAGCTCGTAAATCGATATTCAGAACTTTCTGGTGGCACAGTTATCTGTACTTTATGGAGCTGCTTTGGTGGTATATCttcctattttatattttattagaattagtGGTAGAATAATGTATTATAatacacttttatatatatatttatatgacacgtaatagtaaaattattataaacgtgttaaataatataaaagatttagatgtataaaaaaataatttctcttaACCATAAAATAACAatcttttatatacatttttgagagataatatatgaataaaatagttataaatttttttacattttcttaaatataaaaagtaaaaaattaaaattaaatgatataaaaattgtaCACATAAACGATAACATGTAAGTTAAGTCGattgaaacagaccaatcatatattattatgttcatcttgttaaaaaattgttaattttttttttcttcgacTTATTAGGAATTCTAATCCAGTtagattaaaagaattaatattagTTAATGTTTAGTATAATCCATTAAGAATATGTGATCAATGATATTCAATATATGATCTCTCATTTTGATTCCTTaactcatttaattttgtttttgtttgtatctttagattatatttaaaatttaagattattttgatttgtattttgattatattgaatttcttctttacttttaattatctttataatttaatatcattttaatgaaaatttaggtttaaattagaaaaattgttatttttttattagaaaaaaatattattaaatggaTTAATTAACTAATCCGTTTAATTTTCGCATGTCGAActaggtttaaattttttttaattattaataaatcaaTCCTGTTAAGTTGAGTCATTTTGATCATTTTGATAGTACTAAattttatgtgttaaaaaatattttttttaaatgataagaagaaaagaaaaagtttttcttgagccatttttaaacataatttaacgtttgattaaaataaattaagtttaaccTCCAATTTGAATTTCCAATGTGAGATTGTAagttaaatcaaatttattatatgtaaGAATTATACAAGATGGTTCCTTATCATTTTcactattaaatttttaaaatacaatagtTTTACCGAATGactatttttatacattatatttgaAGCAcgaaaaatacatttatatatatggaatgtattttttatggcttttgataacttttaactatttataaaatgtaGGAACTCGGTTAACATTATatggaagaaaattttgaataaaggGTTCATTAGTCCTGAAATTATGCCTGttcagaaaagagaaaaatattaattacccataaacaaatttaaatcaTGAGAATAAAAGCACATgatgaataattaatattattggggtaatatataatatatacagtGTCGGTGacttctaatttatttattattttcactcAAATACCCATAaacaaagaatatataaaaagaataatattacatttattataaaaatataattatcgtTTTATAAAACAAACCAACCATCCAAACcctaagttaaaatattaaaataaacaatgatCTCATACAATTTAAGAGACAACTTATGTAGTTTGATCAAGTTAATTTTGTAAGCAATTATCACGTCTAATGGTAGActcaaatctaatttaattgCTCTATTAATAATATGATTAGGTTAACTATCGTGTTAATTAAATACATTATCACCTTTCTTCTCTGTCAAACATATATGTAACTCAGCTAATCAtctcattaaaattaataagagATATTAATTGCACGCACCTTATACACAAATTTATACAAACTTAATTACATAGAGGAAATAAACTATGGTATAGTGATGCAAGGAAAGAAAAGTATGTCGTATAGAAGGTTTGTACCTACATACTAATAATTTATCTGATTATTTgagaataaataaaaggaagagtgaagattaaattaactttgaCTATCTGGAGTGTGATGTATAGTGGGAAACGAAGAACGTTGACAAAACTGTTGTTTCTGCGCCACCTTTAATGGCTGAAATTGAAATGCACAAACACAGCATTATATATCATCGAATCTGCCTTTCAACCATTCTCATTTCTTACAAAACCTTTGACCTTATCGTATCAAATTCATTCACGCTATCACCCATCAACCAAATGCTGCAGAGCCCAAAAGGAGAGTATAACATGTGgaaaatatcatatattcaacctttcttccactatatcaaattttcagaaaaagcaTTTACGAAATGGACTTTAATATTGAATCACTTAATTTCTGCTATCACCGTGAAGGGAGTATGTTGGaaatctcacatcgactagaaataagaccaaattataatatacaagtgaggtgcaaaccttaccttacaagctggttttgtaaggttgagttaagctttaaaactcactttctaatatttaaCTCAAACTTAATTTCcacaaaaccaatttataagaTTAGAATTATAGTTACTTATATACAGTGAATTGATTTTATGACTTTCAATATAGATATTAACTtatgatatgatttatttttataaaaaaaataaatagtatttattttgaAGGACTTCAAcatcacttatttatttaaagagaacaaGTTGGAAGCAGGGCAAAGTTGGGGGGTTATTTGCAAGATGTATATTGAATTTGGTTTAATTTATGTGGTGAAGTAAAGATTGCGGTGTTATTTAATTGAACGAATTGATAAATTAAAGTGATGGAAACCCTTTTTTGAAAGAAGTAGGACACCTGATGAAGAAATATAGTTgactttgtaaaaaaaaaaaaaagtaaaagacaaGCATATATGCCAAATAGGTATGCCGTGCATGAACATGTGAAAGGGAACAAAACTAAGTGCTGCAACTACACTTTTATcccatttatttattatcaccATCACCTTCATTTTCTTAGTATGCACGTTTCAAGTTGACTTTTCAAATAAatccatattttttctttactttctttatttaataCACACCATGGACTCATACGATAACTATtcattaaagataaaatcaaacatataaaaaaatattaattttaacataatatattgtttaataaatttatcgtCTCATCTATTGATATTtaatagtattaaaaataatcctagttttcattaaatttcacttacaaatgaaaataaagggaGTGAAAAcatgttactttttaaaattacttttccCTTTAAAGCTGATTCAAGTTATAAGTACCAAAATAAGGAGTTTGgattctcaataaaaaaaatttagcgTTGttcttgtattataatttttaaaatatattaaaaatatattgatatatctTCTATAGATATTCACTAAAAGTCtaatagataatttaaatttaaaaaaaaaaaactctttccTCGAGTGGATTCGAATCTTTTTCATGTTATAGCTCACCTTATATAAAATATCCATTGGGATGCCTCCCATTTTCActacatttataaattaaaagaaaaaaaaaccaactGATTGCTTTATATACTCACAACagcaaattataaaatatatatatagaaaataatatatatatatatatatatatatatatatatataatcataaattgGTATGAGTTTTGCACGTGTGTCCGGTTGATTATGTGtctctaattaattaaataattttgtcaaTAACTGATTTTCACtaaatactataaaatattatctgtGAAAGCGCGTAATAGAGACTTTTtatgctaaatttttttttacgacaaggacaacattaaattaaaaatgaagttaaaaaaataatgtgagcTTTGCATAATGTTTGATAGCGGTTAATTAAAGAAGAAAGTCCATCTTTTGCATTAGTTAGATTAAAACATCATTCAAGTCTGTACAACACTTATTTCAATACAAAGTGATAATATTAATACATGTATTTGAGAATTACAACGATgttaaatagataattttaaaaaattatttaactttttaaaatttagaaattaatacaAGTGAGACTTATCCTTTTTATTCATTCAGTCAAAACTTTCTTTTCTCTGTGGCGTGTACGTAAATAGTGAATATTGAACATTGAACGTGAGTGCTTTACGAGGCCTAGCCACTTTTTCTTCTCCACATCTTTGATGTcggtaaagaagaaaaaaatgatgtaGAAATATCTTCAAACactcaaatttatttaagaattataatatattttttttaagaaatgttTTCTATACCGAGggatgattttttattatatgttttagaaTATACTATTATTTATCAATCATGTGGATAGGAATAATAATAAGggtcaaatatgtttttagttaggcgattttagttttagtttatttttcaaactaaagtacaatttagtccttcaactttagaaaactctggttttagtcttttttaccaaatttttttaactttatttgttgtttcaaacatgtttctcagttaacattaaagaaaaatgtgtcaaacagtgtaaacaatccaaatactataatgcatgcttgaaacaacaaataaagttaaaaaaatttggtaaaaatgactaaaaccagagttttctaaagttgaagaactaaattgtatcttaatttgaaagagggactaaaatcaaaatcgcccaaaagtataaggactaaaaacatatttaaccctaataataataataataataataataataataataataataataataataataataataataatcttttaatatatgATGCAACTGGTGTGATGacatatataaacatatgtATGTGTGGATAGTGGGTCAGTTGTGGGTTAAAGAAATATCCAGAGGCTGACGACTCTGCACAGAATAGCGTAAACATGAAGTCGAAATTTGCTGTTTTCGTACTTTTCTCTCTTCTGCTGGTATCTCTTCTATCTGTTTCACAAAAACTATGTTGctcttttgta
This DNA window, taken from Vigna radiata var. radiata cultivar VC1973A chromosome 5, Vradiata_ver6, whole genome shotgun sequence, encodes the following:
- the LOC106760978 gene encoding BURP domain-containing protein BNM2A, with protein sequence MLERRTRTFKEKEKMRLGFASWSFILCTLLIFLILQEGGARKISTTSSREIELKEASYNLQKFATEGLLLDSIIQLEGADINLKKKKHVHDEGEDEDDDDDKKKAKEKKYKSEKIIESDNHKHMDPELNVFFTPDDLKIGKIMPIYFSKKNSSKSPKFLSREESDKVPFSSKHLPYLLKFFSIPKHSPQAKAMEYTLKQCEFENMEGETKFCATSLESLFDFAHYLFGSNTQFKVLTTVHLTNSTAVLQNYTISEVKVITVPNVIGCHPMPYPYAVFYCHSQKSDTRLYEVLVKGENGGRVQAAAICHMDTSKWDRDHVSFRVLKVEPGTSPVCHFFPSDNLVWVPLSVAP
- the LOC106760879 gene encoding 60S ribosomal protein L18a translates to MVTFRFHQYQVVGRALPTEADQHPKIYRMKLWATNEVRAKSKFWYFLRKLKKVKKSNGQMLAINEIFEKNPTKIKNYGIWLRYQSRTGYHNMYKEYRDTTLNGAVEQMYNEMASRHRVRCPCIQIIKTATIPAKLCKRESTKQFHNSKIKFPLVFKKVRPPSRKLKTTYKAKKPNLFM